Below is a genomic region from Candidatus Marsarchaeota archaeon.
ATGTGGAGGAGGAGATAATGTCCAATGTTGTAAGCGACACGCTGAAAAAGGCATACATACTGTATAAGCGCGACATGCTGATCTTCAAGAGCAATCTCAGGCCCAACCTTGTCAGGACTATACTCTTCCCGCTGATAATACTCATATTCTTCAGCAATATAGGCGCTGTCCCGCATAATGTGCCTGTAGGAGTGGTGAACAATGCAAACAGCCAGGATTCATACGAGCTGATGCAGGCACTGTATGCCGGCACGTCACAAGGCTCTTTCAAGCTTATATCGATTCCATCATTGCAGCAGGGCCTTTCCGAAGTGAATTCAGGCCAGGTTGCCCTTCTTCTCGTAATAAATCCTACTTTGGGCACTACATCCTCTGCAACATCAATACTAGCTTACTATAGCAGCCCTGATGCCTCAACAGTGGAGGAAATACTGCCGGCAATAAGCAGCATCGCAGCCGGGTCCGGCTCCAAGATAGCTGCAAAAAGCATTGAACCTGCGTCATTAATGCCATCCCAGCCGCAAACGCAGTTCGTGCCTACTCTGACATCCGGCCTGTCTACGAACTATGAGGACTTTCTTGTAGGCGGCGTAATAGCACTGGTTGCCGTATTTGGCACACTTTTCGGCGGGGGATTCACTCTCATAACTGACAAGCAGCTTGGAAACCTAAAAGCCATACTGATAGCGCCGGTCAACCGCTCATCCGTCATGCTCGGCAAGACGCTGTATACCCTTACGCTTGCGGTGATAAGCACTGCGCTCGTGCTTTTCATATCGCTGTTCTTCGGTACCACAATACTGATGGGCATCCTTGGCGTATTCTGGATTTTTGTGCTTGTGCTGCTGCTGACTCTCGGCTTTACTGGCATTTCCCTTACTCTGGCATCCAAGGTCAAAAAGCCCGAAATCTACGCGATATTCACGCAGACGATCGCGCTGCCATTGTGGTTCCTGAGCGGAGCATTCTTCCCAACTACTTCAATGCCTGAATGGATGCAGATCATATCGGTCTTCAATCCTATGACATACGCAGTAAAGGGGATAAGGGATGTTATGATAATAGGCGCATACCCTCTGGGCACAGCGCTCGCACAGATAGCCATACTTGGGCTGTTCTCGATAATAATGCTTGGCATTTCAATAAAAACGTTTAGGGTGCAAATATGAAAAATACAAACAAGGAAATTTACAGCATATTGGGCGCAATGCTGATGGCAATGCTGCTGCTTTCGATGCAGACTGGAATGGCCTCAGCCCAGCAGGCTTCTGCAGAAGGCACACCGCTTTCCATAACGAACCTTCAGGTTTCTCCAACGCCAGTTGTTGCAGGCGACACTGTAAATATTTCGTTCCAGCTGTTCAACTCGTATTCGCAGCCTTTGACTGACGTAAACATACAGCTCGTATCGCCTGACCAGATACTTAATGTGTCGCCCCAGTATAGTTCTATAGCTACAAGCATAGGCACCGGCCTTGTTGGGGCAATAGGCGTCGACGAGTTCAGCTATGCTATCCATATACCCTCTACATTGCCTGCAGGCGAATACACCATATACGTAGTTTCTACCTACAGGACAGTTGAGACCTCTGCCACAGGGCAAAACATAGACACTCCTGGCGAGTCTGAAATACCTATAGACATATACGTATACGGAAAGCCTGCAATAACTGCAACTGCGTTGCCCTCTACGCAGATTACCCCTGGCAACCCGTTTGAGCTTGGCATCACGCTCTCAAACGCAGGCACCGATACAGCAATGAATGTCACAATGCAGCTTCATGGCGCTTCTGGGCTTGCCATAACCGGCACGCCGAAATTCAGCCTGGGCACCATGGCAGTCGGCGTACCGATAAGCATCGATGAGCCGATGTTTGCGCTGGACAACCTGAGCAACGGCGTCCATAACATTACAGCAACCATCGACTACACGAACGAGCTGGGCCATCGGATGAGCGAGAATGTCACAATGCCCATAAGCGTGGCGCTGAATGTGCCGCACATAACGGTTAGCCTCATAGGCTCGATGCCTCCGGAGCTTTACGCCGGTTCTAACCAGAGCCTGCAGCTGCAGATAGAGAATTCCGGCACAGGCGAGGCAAGGAACGTAAGCGTAAGCTTTACTGGCAGCCCGAGCATAGACGTAGGCAGCAGCGTGGACCATTTCTTCATAAGCAGCCTTCCGTCAGGTGCTTCTGCAACGGAAGAGCTGTACATAAACTCGTACTCAGACAACTTCAGCAACACGTCAATAACCGCAAATGCGCATTACTGGAATGCAGACCTAAGCACCGCCTTCAATACGACAGAGCCTATCAGCATACACGTGCAGCCGTCAGCAATATTCAACATCACTTCAGAAGCGGCTTCGCTCAATCCGGGCGCAACATATGTGCCTATAACAGTAACGGTAAGGAACACAGGAAACGAGGAGGCGCAGGCAGTGCTTCTGACGCTTGAAAGCGTATATCCGATAAGCACTGTATCATCCACCAACTACATAAATTCGCTGGCGCCAGGGGCTTCTGAAAACGCTACTTTCTACGTTAGCGTTGACAGCAACGGCAAGCCCGGCAGCTACCCGATAACCCTGTACGAGCAGTGGAAGCAGCCAAACAGCCCGCAAGGCCAGGAATTCGTAGGCTCAAGCTTTTACTATGCAAAAGTGGAATCATCCTCAAGCACAGCAGGCATAGCTGAAGAGGCTATTGCGATAGTCGCGGTTATAATAATTATTGTGGTGGCTGTCCGCGTATCAAGGAAGCGCAAAATGTCGCACTCCGAAAAGCCAAAAAGAAAGGTATAAATTGTTATGAACAGCTTATAAAGTGATTGCGTGGCAGTGGAGAATGCAATACTGGATCAGGCACTGAAAAAATACGGAATTCCAGAATGGGTCAAGCCATATGTCTACACTTACATAAAGTCCGACCCGTTGAATGCTGTAAGGAAAGGCCTAAGCTTCATAGACGTGAAGCGCAAGCGCGGCAAGGTGACGAACGCCTATGTAGAGCTGCCAAATTCAGTGAAATTCGAGCTCGATGACCTGGTGTACATAATAAGCATGTTCTACCATGGAGAGGAAGAAAGCACCAAGGTGCTGCGCCTATGGCTTAAGGACGCGCAGGACTTCCAATATAAAGAGTACGCCGAGCATTTCGAGGCAATGGCAGCAAGCGCAGAAAAGCAGGCAAGGGCTATAAAGAACATGCTTGAGGGCCTGGGCAAAAAGAGCAACCAGATAAACCCCGTAGTGCAGCGCATATTCGATTACATGAAGGACATAAGGGAATGGCCTGAGCGCATAATAGCTTATGACATAATAATAAAGAAGTCGTACGGCAGCACTTTCGGCTCAATATTCTACAAAGTGTTTTATCCTGTGATGCCGGAATACATGCGCACGTTCGGAAAGGCGTTCAATTCGGATGAAAGCATTGCATCCTGGGGCGAAGCCGAGGCCGCAAGGCTAATCCGCGAAGGCGCAGTAAATGCTGCAACACTGGAGCGGCTGTTCGGGGACATGCTTCCGATGATATCTGAATCGGTCAATGCAAACCTTGGCATTGCCGAAAAGGTCGGCATAAAGCAGGAAGTGCTTCTGCTCAGGGACATAGCGGTTGCGTATCCGTTGCAGTTCGCAAAGGAGAACGGCCTCGAGATAGATATCAATGCATTTATGAAGGATGCATTGCAGCGCAAATAGCTGTCCGCACCAATCGGTGGCGCAAAGCCGCAGAATGCATCAAATATAAATATCTGAGCGATAAAACACTTAATAAACAAGGCGGCAGCAATGACCAGCCTCAAACAATGTGGTATAAAATATAACAAGTGATAACATGGCAGGAAATGAAATATCAGAGGACGCAAGAAAGGAGAATGTAATATACATTGGAAAGAAGCCGACAATGAACTATGTGCTGGCCGTAGTGACCCAATTCAACAGCGGCATGCCGGAAGTGACAATAAAGGCCAGGGGCAACGCCATCTCAAGGGCGGTGGACGTAAAGGAAATCGTAATGAACAAGTTTTTGCCTGACATAAAGGAGAAGAGCATAAAGACATCTTCCGAGGACCTTACGAATGAGGATGGCACAAGGTCGAAGGTCAGTGCAATACAGATAGTGCTTGCAAAGTAAGCACTGCCTCTTTTTATTGCATGCTGCAGGCTTATTGCCTGCACGCAGAAAGCTATAAAATCTTTCCAAAAGAAATAAATTCGGCTTTTTGCAAATCTTAAATACGAAGTGCTCAAATGATACGCTCAAATTTCATAAGCGAATTGTCCCAAAGCATGGACGGCAAGGAGGTCACAATAGCTGGCTGGGTGCACGAAGTGCGCGAACTCGGGAAATTGACATTCCTGCTATTGAAAGATATGACTGGCATAGCCCAAGTCGTGGCAAAGAAGGGCGAGGCCAGCGAGTCTATTATAAGCGCCCTTTCCGTGCCTAAGGAAAGCGTTCTAAGCGTCACAGGCACTGTAAAGGCGAACAAGGAATCCAGGTTTGGAGGGGTTGAAATAATCCCAAAAACAGTCGCGAATCTGAACCCGCTTTCGATGCGCATACCTTTCGAAGTCACTGGCAAGGTGCCTGTGGAGCTTGACGTAAGGCTTAACTACAGGTATATAGACCTGAGAAGGATCCAAACCGCTGCTATATTCAAGATAGAATCCACAATACTAAATTCGTTCAGGCAGTTTTTCTACGATCAGGGATTTAACGAGATAAGGCCCTCCTCCATAGTGGCAGAGGCTACCGAGGGCGGTGCAGAGCTTTTCGAGCTCAAATATTTCGAGAGCAAGGCGTTCCTTGCGCAGTCGCCGCAGCTTTACAAGCAGCTCGCAATAATAGGCGGGCTTGACAAAGTGTTCATGGTAATGCCAATATACAGGGCAGAGAAGTCCAACGACACGTATCACTTGAACGAAGTAACGCAGATGGACATAGAGATAGGGTTTGCGGACCATAACGATGCGATCTCGCTTCTGGGAAAAACGCTAGTAAAGATAATATCTGACGTAAGAAGCAAGAACGTAAGCGATCTTGAAGCGTTAAACGTTGACTTAAAGGTGCCAAAGGTTACCACTGTCACATACTCTGAGGTTGTCGAGGGGCTTAAGGCGCACGGCGAGGATATAAAATTCGGCTCCGACTTCTCAAGGGAGCACGAGCTCAAGATAGGCGAGCTGTTCGGGGAAGCGGTAATAGTGACGGAATATCCAACTGCAGTAAGGGCATTCTATTCAATGCCGAAGGAAGGCAATCCAGAGCTATCCAACAGCTTCGACCTAATATACAAAGGCCTTGAGATATCAAGCGGAGCGCAGCGCATACACATGCCAGAGATGCTAATACAGGCAATAAGGAAAAAGGGGCTCGACCCAAAGAATTTCGACTTTTATATAAACGCTTTCAGGTGCGGGGCTCCTCCGCATGCCGGCTGGTCGATAGGGATGGAGAGGCTGGCAATGCGCATAACAAACTCGCAGAACATAAGGGAATGTGCAATGTTTCCGCGGGACAGGAAGCGCCTGTCTCCGTAAGCATTTCAGGTCCTGTACTTCAGCTCGTCGCTCATCATTTCAGGGCTCCACATCGGGTCCCAAACAAGCTCCAGCTCCACCTTGCCGACGCCGCTTAATGCTTCGAGCCTGAGCTGGGCGTCGGCCAGTATAAGGGAAGTAACAGGGCACATTGCGCTGGTCATGGTCAAAGTTACCTTGACCTCGTTGCCCGTTATGTTTATGCCATATATAAGGCCGAGGTTGACTATGTCGGCATCCAGTTCAGGATCCTTGCACTGCCTGAGCGCCTCAACGACATCGCTTTTGCTGACCATTGCAATCACTAAACACTAAAAGAGAGCGCATTTCATATTTTAATCTTTCTGCAAAAACCTTTTCAAAGTGTATATTTTCTGCTGTGCTGCAAGGAATCCGCGGGACCAAGCAAAAAAGAAAAGGAATAGAATAATCAGGTGAGGGCAATCTCTATCTGCACACTGTCAGGCACTGGTATGCGCATTATCTGCCGCAATGCCTGATCGTTTGCGTGCACCTGTATGAGCCTTTTATGGATCCTAAGCTCCCATTTCTCGAAAGTGTGGCTGCCGTCTGCGCCAGGAGCCTTCCTAACCGCATGCCTTATCCTTTTGGTCGGCAGCGGTATCGGGCCGTTAACCTTTACGCCTATGGACTGCGCAATGTCCTTTATCTGCTTCATTACGCTGTCCGCATCGTTTTTAGAGATGCTTGCAAGCTTTATAACGGCAACTCCTCTCATTTAATCACGCGGCTCATTTCTGTGCAGGCGTTATGTCGAGTATGACGCCTGCGCCAAC
It encodes:
- a CDS encoding ABC transporter permease; its protein translation is MEEEIMSNVVSDTLKKAYILYKRDMLIFKSNLRPNLVRTILFPLIILIFFSNIGAVPHNVPVGVVNNANSQDSYELMQALYAGTSQGSFKLISIPSLQQGLSEVNSGQVALLLVINPTLGTTSSATSILAYYSSPDASTVEEILPAISSIAAGSGSKIAAKSIEPASLMPSQPQTQFVPTLTSGLSTNYEDFLVGGVIALVAVFGTLFGGGFTLITDKQLGNLKAILIAPVNRSSVMLGKTLYTLTLAVISTALVLFISLFFGTTILMGILGVFWIFVLVLLLTLGFTGISLTLASKVKKPEIYAIFTQTIALPLWFLSGAFFPTTSMPEWMQIISVFNPMTYAVKGIRDVMIIGAYPLGTALAQIAILGLFSIIMLGISIKTFRVQI
- the albA gene encoding DNA-binding protein Alba, which translates into the protein MAGNEISEDARKENVIYIGKKPTMNYVLAVVTQFNSGMPEVTIKARGNAISRAVDVKEIVMNKFLPDIKEKSIKTSSEDLTNEDGTRSKVSAIQIVLAK
- the aspS gene encoding aspartate--tRNA(Asn) ligase; this encodes MIRSNFISELSQSMDGKEVTIAGWVHEVRELGKLTFLLLKDMTGIAQVVAKKGEASESIISALSVPKESVLSVTGTVKANKESRFGGVEIIPKTVANLNPLSMRIPFEVTGKVPVELDVRLNYRYIDLRRIQTAAIFKIESTILNSFRQFFYDQGFNEIRPSSIVAEATEGGAELFELKYFESKAFLAQSPQLYKQLAIIGGLDKVFMVMPIYRAEKSNDTYHLNEVTQMDIEIGFADHNDAISLLGKTLVKIISDVRSKNVSDLEALNVDLKVPKVTTVTYSEVVEGLKAHGEDIKFGSDFSREHELKIGELFGEAVIVTEYPTAVRAFYSMPKEGNPELSNSFDLIYKGLEISSGAQRIHMPEMLIQAIRKKGLDPKNFDFYINAFRCGAPPHAGWSIGMERLAMRITNSQNIRECAMFPRDRKRLSP
- a CDS encoding metal-sulfur cluster assembly factor, with the protein product MVSKSDVVEALRQCKDPELDADIVNLGLIYGINITGNEVKVTLTMTSAMCPVTSLILADAQLRLEALSGVGKVELELVWDPMWSPEMMSDELKYRT
- the rpsJ gene encoding 30S ribosomal protein S10, with protein sequence MRGVAVIKLASISKNDADSVMKQIKDIAQSIGVKVNGPIPLPTKRIRHAVRKAPGADGSHTFEKWELRIHKRLIQVHANDQALRQIMRIPVPDSVQIEIALT